The following are encoded in a window of Haloarcula laminariae genomic DNA:
- a CDS encoding SPW repeat protein, whose amino-acid sequence MSNNTTDERTHDRVENPDESGKGISAVIALLGLWMILQAVLFDIVVSQFWNDIGVGALLLAVGAYNYYRRSNKELGSIGAASVAALLGLWLVIAPFVLGAQAGLTETTNDLAFWNDIVVGLLAFGLGSYSAYEARADRQEAAERRTVS is encoded by the coding sequence ATGAGTAACAATACGACTGACGAGCGAACGCACGACCGGGTCGAGAACCCGGACGAGAGCGGCAAAGGCATATCCGCGGTCATCGCGCTACTCGGGCTCTGGATGATACTCCAGGCAGTCCTGTTCGACATCGTCGTCTCGCAGTTCTGGAACGACATCGGCGTCGGCGCTCTCCTGCTCGCCGTCGGTGCGTACAACTACTATCGGCGGTCGAACAAGGAGCTCGGCAGCATCGGCGCCGCGTCGGTCGCCGCGCTGTTGGGGCTGTGGCTCGTCATCGCGCCGTTCGTACTCGGCGCCCAGGCGGGCCTGACCGAGACGACCAACGACCTGGCGTTCTGGAACGACATCGTCGTCGGTCTCCTGGCGTTCGGCCTCGGTAGCTACAGCGCGTACGAGGCCCGCGCGGACCGCCAGGAAGCCGCGGAACGCAGAACGGTCAGCTGA
- a CDS encoding 60S ribosomal export protein NMD3 — translation MSRSGAFCPKCGDEFEPPEDRPALPGAQRDSERVLCDACYFEEFDLVDAPETIEVRVCSRCGAVHKGNRWVDVGAEDYTDIAVEQVSEALGVHVDAEAVDWQVAPEQLDRNNIRMHTEFSGVVRGTPVHEQVSVPVRISRQTCKRCGKIAGGSFASVVQVRADGRDPTDDEVDRAKTIAEEYIAEREATGDRNAFITETNEVDDGLNMKISTNQMGQGIAKRITAQLGGGYSDSKRLISEDEDGQKLYRMTYAVRLPRYRQGEIIDPEDGDGPVLVRSVQGNLKGVRLATGEAYEARFEEGEAPDARRLGFREDGQSTTLVAVEDANAVQVLDPETFESVTVPRPAYMDTDADEVPVIKSHAGLHVLPESDDE, via the coding sequence ATGAGTCGGTCCGGCGCCTTCTGTCCGAAGTGTGGCGACGAGTTCGAGCCACCCGAGGACCGCCCCGCGCTCCCGGGCGCACAGCGGGACTCCGAGCGAGTGCTGTGTGACGCCTGTTACTTCGAGGAGTTCGACCTGGTCGACGCCCCCGAGACCATCGAGGTCCGGGTGTGCTCGCGGTGCGGGGCGGTCCACAAGGGGAACCGGTGGGTCGACGTGGGCGCGGAGGACTACACCGATATCGCCGTCGAGCAGGTCAGCGAGGCGCTCGGCGTCCACGTCGACGCCGAGGCCGTCGACTGGCAGGTCGCGCCCGAGCAGCTCGACCGCAACAACATCCGCATGCACACCGAGTTCTCGGGCGTGGTCCGGGGGACGCCAGTCCACGAGCAGGTGAGCGTCCCGGTGCGCATCTCCCGGCAGACCTGCAAGCGCTGCGGGAAGATAGCCGGCGGCTCCTTCGCCAGCGTCGTCCAGGTCCGGGCCGACGGGCGGGACCCGACCGACGACGAGGTCGACCGGGCCAAGACCATCGCCGAGGAGTACATCGCCGAGCGGGAGGCCACCGGCGACCGCAACGCCTTCATCACCGAGACGAACGAGGTGGACGACGGGCTGAACATGAAGATATCGACGAACCAGATGGGCCAGGGCATCGCCAAGCGAATCACGGCCCAGCTGGGCGGGGGGTACTCCGATTCGAAGCGCCTCATCAGCGAGGACGAGGACGGCCAGAAGCTCTACCGGATGACCTACGCCGTCCGACTGCCCCGCTATCGACAGGGGGAGATAATCGACCCCGAGGACGGCGACGGCCCCGTCCTGGTGCGGTCGGTCCAGGGGAACCTGAAAGGGGTGCGCCTGGCGACCGGCGAGGCCTACGAGGCCCGCTTCGAGGAGGGCGAGGCGCCCGACGCCCGCCGGCTGGGCTTTCGCGAGGACGGCCAGTCGACGACGCTGGTGGCCGTCGAGGACGCGAACGCCGTCCAGGTGTTAGACCCCGAGACCTTCGAGAGCGTCACCGTCCCGCGGCCGGCGTATATGGACACCGACGCCGACGAGGTGCCCGTCATCAAGAGCCACGCGGGGCTGCACGTACTGCCCGAGAGCGACGATGAGTGA
- a CDS encoding class I SAM-dependent methyltransferase, with amino-acid sequence MSEDGAGPAETPDAAAEDELADARHLAVVVAKPRAESVIDALEAEGVYDDNRSVESWDSDGVAVPVTAPPETVAVREVVQQVGEQRLRGLADHLRQRGWTEDELDAAPGSWAVVGSVVLVELGDAPRPGEVGEALLALHGEADTVVARNGISGAHREPDVTVIAGEGDTETVHTEHGTEYAVDLAEVMFSPGNKAERARMGEAVSDGERVLDMFAGIGYFTLPMARAGAEVTAVERNPTAFRYLVENAMRNGVDDLVHPYRADCREVVAAGIDGGPVDRVVMGYYEAWEYLDSALDALAPGGVLHMHEATPDNLVFERPVERLESAAADAGRSVEVLDTRRVKSHSEGVAHVVVDARVD; translated from the coding sequence ATGAGTGAGGACGGAGCGGGGCCGGCGGAGACCCCCGACGCGGCGGCCGAAGACGAACTCGCGGACGCCCGGCACCTGGCCGTCGTCGTCGCCAAGCCGCGGGCCGAGTCAGTCATCGACGCACTCGAAGCGGAGGGGGTCTACGACGACAACCGCAGCGTCGAGTCGTGGGACAGCGACGGGGTCGCGGTTCCGGTGACCGCGCCGCCCGAGACCGTCGCGGTTCGCGAGGTCGTCCAGCAGGTCGGCGAGCAACGGCTGCGCGGCCTGGCCGACCACCTCCGCCAGCGGGGGTGGACCGAGGACGAACTCGACGCCGCGCCCGGCTCGTGGGCGGTCGTCGGCAGCGTCGTCCTCGTGGAGTTGGGCGACGCGCCCCGGCCCGGCGAGGTCGGCGAGGCGCTGCTGGCGCTGCACGGCGAGGCCGACACCGTGGTGGCCCGCAACGGCATCAGCGGCGCTCACCGCGAGCCCGACGTGACCGTCATCGCCGGCGAGGGCGACACGGAGACGGTACACACCGAACACGGCACCGAGTACGCCGTCGACCTCGCCGAGGTGATGTTCTCGCCGGGGAACAAGGCCGAGCGGGCGCGGATGGGAGAAGCCGTCAGCGATGGTGAGCGAGTGCTGGATATGTTCGCCGGTATCGGCTACTTCACGCTCCCTATGGCCCGGGCCGGCGCCGAGGTCACCGCCGTCGAGCGCAATCCGACGGCGTTCCGGTATCTGGTCGAGAACGCGATGCGCAACGGCGTCGACGACCTGGTCCACCCCTACCGGGCGGACTGCCGGGAGGTGGTCGCGGCCGGCATCGACGGCGGCCCCGTCGACCGCGTGGTGATGGGGTACTACGAGGCCTGGGAGTACCTCGACAGCGCGCTCGACGCGCTCGCTCCCGGCGGCGTCCTCCACATGCACGAGGCGACCCCCGATAACCTCGTCTTCGAGCGACCCGTCGAGCGACTGGAGAGCGCGGCGGCCGACGCCGGGCGCTCGGTCGAGGTGCTCGACACGCGTCGCGTCAAGAGCCACAGCGAGGGCGTCGCCCACGTCGTCGTGGACGCGCGAGTCGACTAG
- a CDS encoding tubulin/FtsZ family protein has product MRLALLGVGQAGGKVTEAFLEYADRTDSDIVVDALAVNTAKADLLGLDRIPVSNRLLIGTDRVKGHGVGADNELGAEIAADDSEVVLDAVAGMPTHEIDAFLLVAGLGGGTGSGVAPYLAKELRRRYEEPVYGLGLLPGKDEGGIYTLNAARSFQTFVREVDNLVVYDNDTMASGGDSLAGGFAKANEDLARRFGVLFAAGETDGSAVPEQVVDASEIINTLGCGGVSTFGYASSPIERKRGLFGGKGRPDTSDATPRILALVRQATLGRLTLPCEITSAERALVVVAGPPEMLSRNGVEKARTWLEEATGTMEVRGGDFPVPDADEVAAAVLLSGVSDVPRVKELQAVAIETQRSMREISDVADDRLSDLLWSGDGELKPLF; this is encoded by the coding sequence ATGCGTCTCGCACTTCTCGGGGTCGGACAGGCCGGCGGCAAGGTGACAGAAGCGTTCCTGGAGTACGCCGACCGGACGGACAGCGACATCGTCGTCGACGCGCTCGCGGTCAACACCGCCAAGGCCGACCTGCTCGGCCTCGACCGGATACCGGTCTCGAACCGGCTGCTCATCGGGACTGACCGCGTCAAGGGCCACGGCGTCGGCGCCGACAACGAACTCGGGGCCGAAATCGCGGCCGACGACAGCGAGGTGGTACTGGACGCCGTCGCCGGGATGCCCACTCACGAGATAGACGCGTTCCTGCTGGTCGCCGGGCTGGGCGGCGGGACCGGCTCCGGCGTCGCCCCGTACCTCGCGAAGGAGCTGCGCCGGCGCTACGAGGAGCCGGTGTACGGGCTCGGGCTGCTCCCCGGGAAGGACGAGGGCGGTATCTACACCCTCAACGCGGCGCGCTCGTTCCAGACGTTCGTCCGCGAGGTCGACAACCTCGTCGTCTACGACAACGACACGATGGCGTCGGGGGGCGACAGCCTCGCGGGCGGCTTCGCGAAGGCGAACGAGGACCTGGCCCGCCGCTTTGGGGTCCTCTTTGCGGCCGGCGAGACCGACGGCTCGGCGGTCCCCGAGCAGGTCGTCGACGCGAGCGAGATAATCAACACGCTGGGCTGTGGCGGCGTCTCGACGTTCGGCTACGCCAGCTCGCCCATCGAGCGCAAACGGGGGCTCTTCGGCGGCAAGGGCCGCCCCGACACCAGCGACGCCACGCCCCGAATCCTCGCGCTGGTGCGCCAGGCCACGCTGGGGCGGCTCACGCTGCCCTGTGAGATAACCAGCGCCGAGCGCGCGCTGGTGGTCGTCGCCGGCCCGCCGGAGATGCTCTCCAGAAACGGCGTCGAGAAGGCCCGGACCTGGCTGGAGGAGGCCACCGGGACGATGGAGGTCAGGGGCGGTGACTTCCCCGTGCCCGACGCCGACGAGGTGGCGGCGGCGGTGTTGCTCTCCGGGGTGAGCGACGTCCCGCGGGTCAAGGAGCTACAGGCCGTCGCCATCGAGACCCAGCGCTCGATGCGCGAGATAAGCGACGTGGCCGACGACCGGCTCTCGGACCTGCTGTGGAGCGGCGACGGCGAGCTGAAACCGCTGTTCTAG
- a CDS encoding helicase C-terminal domain-containing protein, translating into MYPARIPDEFPAPSHRGNQKQALADIRAAFEGGKDVVLVRAPTGSGKSLLARAIAGAARTAGEAAPEQVVDAYYTTPQVSQLDDVAEDALLEDLCVIRGKNNYDCILPGETDTPVDQAPCVREREFDCQVKHRCPYFSDRAIASNRRIAAMTLAYFMQTAGSDVFGKRDVVVVDEAHGLGEWAEMYATIELSPSTIPFWDELDVPDLDGLDEAVRFAERIEHVTERRVKELRGNAELTPDEVAERDSLNKLRSDLSWFQEDYRDPESATTWVVDQNGDEGAPVTVKPMNPEKYLKHTVWDRGNRFALLSATILNKDAFCRNVGLDPADVALVEVGHTFPVENRPLYDITQGKMTYEHRDDTLPQVARAIVRAMARHADEKGLVHCHSYAIQERLDELLTDFGVGPRVRSHDKADRDAALSAWKRSDNPDLFLSVKMEEALDLEGDLCRWQVLCKAPYPNTRDSRVARRLEDGQWGWYYRTALRTVIQACGRVVRAPDDYGATYLADSSLLDLFERARTDMPDWFAEQVDRCSEPDLPDFAPDRALSAISESARSRHGRSGSRSSGSHPLSDVWD; encoded by the coding sequence GTGTACCCCGCGCGGATTCCAGACGAGTTCCCGGCCCCGAGCCATCGGGGCAACCAAAAGCAGGCGCTTGCGGACATCCGCGCGGCCTTCGAGGGCGGCAAGGACGTAGTGCTCGTTCGGGCGCCGACCGGGAGCGGCAAGTCCCTGCTCGCCAGGGCCATCGCGGGCGCGGCCCGCACCGCCGGCGAGGCCGCGCCGGAGCAGGTCGTCGACGCCTACTACACCACGCCGCAGGTCTCACAGCTCGACGACGTGGCCGAGGACGCGCTGCTGGAGGACCTCTGTGTCATCCGCGGGAAGAACAACTACGACTGCATCCTCCCCGGCGAGACGGACACGCCGGTCGACCAGGCCCCCTGTGTCCGCGAGCGGGAGTTCGACTGCCAGGTCAAACACCGCTGTCCGTACTTCTCCGACAGGGCCATCGCCTCGAACCGCCGCATCGCCGCGATGACGCTGGCCTATTTCATGCAGACCGCCGGCAGCGACGTCTTCGGCAAGCGGGACGTGGTCGTCGTCGACGAGGCCCACGGGCTCGGGGAGTGGGCGGAGATGTACGCCACCATCGAGCTCTCGCCCTCGACCATTCCGTTCTGGGACGAGCTCGACGTCCCCGACCTGGACGGGCTGGACGAGGCCGTCAGGTTCGCCGAGCGCATCGAGCACGTCACCGAGCGCCGGGTCAAGGAGCTGCGGGGCAACGCCGAACTCACGCCAGACGAGGTGGCCGAGCGCGACTCGCTGAACAAGCTCCGCAGCGACCTCTCGTGGTTCCAGGAGGACTACCGGGACCCCGAGAGCGCGACCACCTGGGTCGTCGACCAGAACGGCGACGAGGGCGCCCCCGTGACGGTGAAGCCGATGAACCCCGAGAAGTACCTCAAACACACCGTCTGGGACCGCGGCAACCGCTTTGCGCTGCTGTCGGCCACAATCTTGAACAAGGACGCCTTCTGCCGGAACGTCGGGCTGGACCCCGCCGACGTGGCGCTCGTGGAGGTCGGTCACACCTTCCCGGTCGAGAACCGGCCGCTGTACGACATCACGCAGGGGAAGATGACCTACGAACACCGCGACGACACGTTACCGCAGGTCGCCCGGGCCATCGTCCGGGCGATGGCTCGCCACGCCGACGAGAAGGGGCTGGTCCACTGTCACTCGTATGCGATTCAGGAGCGGCTCGACGAACTGCTGACTGACTTCGGGGTCGGCCCCCGCGTCCGGAGCCACGACAAGGCCGACCGCGACGCGGCGCTGTCGGCCTGGAAGCGCAGCGACAACCCCGACCTGTTCCTCTCGGTGAAGATGGAGGAGGCCCTGGACCTGGAGGGGGACCTGTGTCGCTGGCAGGTGCTCTGTAAGGCCCCCTACCCCAACACCCGCGATTCGCGGGTCGCGCGCCGGCTGGAGGACGGTCAGTGGGGCTGGTACTACCGGACGGCGCTGCGGACGGTCATCCAGGCCTGCGGTCGCGTGGTGCGTGCGCCCGACGACTACGGGGCGACCTATCTGGCCGACTCGTCGCTGCTCGACCTCTTCGAACGCGCACGAACCGACATGCCCGACTGGTTCGCCGAGCAGGTCGACCGCTGTTCCGAGCCCGACCTCCCCGACTTCGCGCCCGACCGGGCGCTGTCGGCTATCTCGGAGTCGGCCCGAAGCCGGCACGGCCGCTCGGGGTCGCGGTCGAGCGGCAGTCACCCCCTCTCCGACGTCTGGGACTAG
- a CDS encoding cold-shock protein: MANGKVDFFNDTGGYGFISTEDADEDVFFHMEDVGGPDLEEGEEIEFDIEQADKGPRATNVVRN, encoded by the coding sequence ATGGCAAACGGTAAGGTTGATTTCTTCAACGACACAGGCGGCTACGGTTTCATTTCGACTGAGGACGCGGACGAGGACGTTTTCTTCCACATGGAGGACGTTGGCGGTCCGGACCTCGAAGAAGGCGAGGAGATAGAATTCGACATCGAACAGGCCGACAAGGGCCCCCGCGCGACGAACGTCGTCCGCAACTAA
- a CDS encoding amphi-Trp domain-containing protein, with protein sequence MADTTTHETELTRAETAEFLRSIADELDAGRDRIRVAVGNKRVQLSPPERIAAEATVTERSRRLRKDVEELDLHFRWTPTKATAEAAADGGARGDTGPE encoded by the coding sequence ATGGCAGACACGACCACTCACGAGACGGAGCTGACCAGAGCCGAGACGGCGGAGTTCCTCCGGTCTATCGCCGACGAACTGGACGCCGGCAGGGACCGCATCCGGGTCGCGGTCGGCAACAAACGCGTCCAGCTCTCGCCGCCCGAACGCATCGCGGCCGAGGCGACGGTGACCGAGCGCTCCCGCCGGCTCCGGAAGGACGTCGAGGAGCTCGACCTCCACTTCAGGTGGACGCCGACGAAGGCGACCGCCGAGGCGGCCGCGGACGGCGGAGCACGGGGGGACACCGGACCGGAGTGA
- a CDS encoding DUF7521 family protein, with protein sequence MTALPSAAVGPDAVVWASGALTAVVGLFVAALAYRGYRRNGAHKMRALAVGIGLLTAGVFLAVVLATWSGVGAGLVLLVRGLVTVAGLAAVLYALLRA encoded by the coding sequence ATGACTGCGCTCCCGTCCGCTGCGGTCGGCCCGGACGCCGTCGTGTGGGCCTCGGGGGCCCTGACGGCTGTCGTCGGGCTGTTCGTCGCGGCGCTGGCCTACCGCGGCTACCGGCGCAACGGCGCACACAAGATGCGCGCGCTCGCCGTCGGAATCGGCCTCCTGACTGCCGGCGTCTTCCTCGCCGTGGTGCTCGCGACGTGGTCGGGCGTCGGGGCCGGACTCGTCCTGCTCGTTCGCGGGCTCGTGACCGTCGCCGGCCTCGCCGCCGTGCTGTACGCGCTCTTGCGGGCGTGA
- a CDS encoding ArsR/SmtB family transcription factor, whose amino-acid sequence MEDGDDELLALLDDEYARAILAELTTEPMSVSELCTACGISDPTAYRRLDRLQAADLVAEEQALDPDGHHYKRYVATVEDVTVTFADGSYEVAVTRSGTDPADRFTDLFEGLS is encoded by the coding sequence ATGGAGGACGGCGACGACGAACTCCTGGCCCTACTCGACGACGAGTACGCGCGGGCCATCCTCGCCGAACTCACCACCGAACCGATGTCCGTCTCCGAACTCTGTACGGCCTGTGGGATTTCAGACCCGACCGCGTACCGCCGGCTCGACCGACTCCAGGCGGCCGACCTCGTGGCCGAGGAGCAGGCCCTAGACCCCGACGGCCACCACTACAAGCGCTACGTCGCGACCGTCGAGGACGTGACCGTCACCTTCGCCGACGGGAGCTACGAGGTGGCCGTGACCCGCTCCGGCACCGACCCGGCCGACCGATTTACCGACCTGTTCGAGGGGCTGTCCTGA
- a CDS encoding CPBP family intramembrane glutamic endopeptidase — protein sequence MSSTTLGRLRRGGRCLVWPFWNREQGRLRAPLRAVLPLVATFLALAALQPALRAWFDHPVVEAVETGVLAVVLAAAVLASARLLDRRPVASYGLALDRRWWRSAAVGAGFATAVNAVTLVVALAAGWATVTGFVGGAGGLPFPVAIVVVFGYVAVAAAWEEFVFRGAMLKNLVEGADGYLPRWAAVGVGVAGSTAVFAALHGGKVTDPTQYGYYLLAGTVFGGVYALTGDLALPIGFHAGYNFSMSAVFGLGVSQRTPELLVVDIGGQTFWLGETGALHVVSAALGGLLLLAYVRRRDGQLYLADSVTRWTPSGGR from the coding sequence ATGTCCTCCACGACGCTCGGACGGCTCAGGCGCGGCGGTCGGTGTCTCGTCTGGCCGTTCTGGAACCGCGAACAGGGGCGACTCCGGGCGCCCCTTCGCGCGGTGTTGCCCCTCGTCGCGACCTTCCTTGCGCTGGCCGCCCTCCAGCCGGCCCTCAGGGCGTGGTTCGACCACCCCGTCGTCGAGGCGGTCGAGACAGGCGTGCTCGCTGTCGTCCTCGCAGCGGCGGTCCTCGCCAGCGCCCGGCTGTTGGACCGCCGACCGGTCGCCAGCTACGGGCTGGCGCTGGACCGGCGGTGGTGGCGGTCGGCGGCCGTCGGCGCCGGGTTCGCGACGGCGGTCAACGCCGTGACGCTGGTCGTCGCGCTGGCGGCCGGGTGGGCGACCGTCACCGGGTTCGTCGGCGGGGCCGGCGGGCTTCCGTTCCCGGTCGCGATAGTCGTCGTGTTCGGCTACGTCGCCGTCGCGGCCGCCTGGGAGGAGTTCGTCTTCCGGGGCGCGATGCTGAAGAACCTCGTCGAAGGGGCCGACGGCTACCTGCCTCGATGGGCGGCCGTCGGCGTCGGTGTGGCGGGCAGTACCGCCGTCTTCGCCGCCCTCCACGGCGGGAAGGTCACCGACCCCACCCAGTACGGCTACTACCTGCTGGCCGGTACCGTCTTCGGCGGCGTCTACGCCCTCACCGGCGACCTCGCCCTCCCGATAGGCTTTCACGCGGGCTACAACTTCAGCATGAGCGCGGTGTTCGGGCTCGGTGTCTCACAGCGGACGCCGGAGCTCCTGGTGGTCGACATCGGCGGCCAGACGTTCTGGCTCGGCGAGACCGGCGCCCTCCACGTCGTCTCCGCGGCGCTTGGCGGCCTGTTGTTACTCGCGTACGTCCGCCGGCGGGACGGGCAGCTGTACCTCGCCGACAGCGTGACCCGATGGACGCCGAGCGGGGGCCGGTGA
- a CDS encoding DUF7561 family protein produces the protein MASQPCDGCGESVSIAGGIANIWTQESRPTEGIVLELGDGTEHFLCYRCIERLPDDREVTEADVAALDDRT, from the coding sequence ATGGCCTCCCAGCCCTGTGACGGCTGCGGCGAGTCCGTCTCGATAGCGGGGGGTATCGCCAACATCTGGACCCAGGAGAGCCGCCCGACGGAGGGCATCGTGCTTGAGCTGGGCGACGGCACCGAACACTTCCTGTGTTACCGATGTATCGAGCGGCTGCCCGACGACCGCGAGGTGACCGAGGCGGACGTGGCGGCGCTGGACGACCGCACCTGA
- a CDS encoding NAD(P)H-binding protein, which yields MRVLVTGATGFVGSHLVPALRAAGHDVTVLVRDPDGYDPPSGVTVAAGDLLDPGSFEHALADADAAYYLVHSMRAGSDYAERDRRAARNFRAAADAAGVDRVVYLGALGEDDELQSRHLRSRREVEGILGAGAFELTTLRAAVVIGTGSASFRLIRGLAEQLPVMFTPRWVRTECQPIAVEDVIEYLVGVLAVPDTAGETYEIGGPEVITYADILRRTGRVVRDSEPAVVPIPILSPRLSARAIGLVTDVPSTVARPLIHGLKTPVVARDDSIHDAVPVELTPFDTAVERALSGTRQRVHPVAVEGPGQ from the coding sequence ATGCGCGTTCTCGTGACCGGGGCGACGGGGTTCGTCGGCAGCCATCTCGTGCCCGCCCTCCGCGCCGCCGGCCACGATGTCACCGTTCTCGTCCGAGACCCCGACGGCTACGACCCGCCGTCGGGGGTCACCGTCGCCGCCGGTGACTTGCTGGACCCGGGGAGCTTCGAGCACGCGCTCGCCGACGCCGACGCCGCGTACTACCTGGTCCACTCGATGCGGGCCGGCAGCGACTACGCCGAGCGGGACCGCCGGGCGGCGCGGAACTTCCGAGCGGCCGCCGACGCTGCCGGCGTCGACCGGGTCGTCTATCTCGGCGCGCTGGGCGAGGACGACGAGCTACAGTCGCGACACCTCCGCTCCCGGCGGGAGGTCGAGGGTATCCTCGGCGCCGGCGCGTTCGAGCTGACGACGCTCCGGGCGGCCGTCGTCATCGGTACCGGGAGCGCGAGTTTCCGCCTCATCCGGGGGCTTGCCGAACAGCTACCGGTGATGTTCACCCCGCGGTGGGTCCGCACGGAGTGTCAGCCCATCGCCGTCGAGGACGTAATCGAGTATCTCGTGGGCGTGCTGGCAGTCCCCGACACCGCCGGGGAGACCTACGAGATAGGCGGCCCGGAGGTCATAACCTACGCCGATATCCTCCGCCGGACGGGCCGGGTCGTCAGAGACAGCGAGCCGGCCGTCGTCCCGATTCCGATACTGAGCCCGCGGCTCTCGGCCCGCGCCATCGGGCTGGTGACCGACGTGCCCTCGACGGTCGCTCGGCCGCTCATCCACGGGCTGAAGACGCCCGTCGTCGCCCGGGACGACAGCATCCACGACGCGGTCCCGGTGGAGCTGACCCCGTTCGATACCGCCGTCGAGCGGGCGCTTTCGGGGACCCGCCAGCGGGTACACCCGGTCGCGGTGGAGGGCCCCGGTCAGTGA
- a CDS encoding DUF7530 family protein: MSDENPRPDYGETWVYESIVGALPGIRLPTWAALAIQLVVFEVAVVALSWYYDTWNVAIVATAVIFVATVGSVEMLRISTLVRRIDVPPTYRALLFSSNMEVVLSVLAYIALLTHLFVFDPQTAQSPLLTALFGPDPPVLVVYLMLLILWDICYRIGTGWWASVTGLWRSFRFQFDPETARVFQRADIETWGFGVLQLVLVPFVLNQRVLLAALLAHVAAVTVVTAVSVTLLQVRSGSGLTRS; this comes from the coding sequence GTGAGCGACGAGAACCCCCGACCCGACTACGGCGAGACGTGGGTGTACGAGAGCATCGTCGGCGCGTTGCCGGGCATCCGGTTGCCCACGTGGGCGGCGCTTGCCATCCAGCTCGTCGTCTTCGAGGTCGCCGTCGTCGCCCTCTCGTGGTACTACGACACGTGGAACGTCGCCATCGTAGCGACGGCAGTCATCTTCGTCGCCACCGTCGGCAGCGTCGAGATGCTCCGCATCAGCACGCTCGTCCGGCGCATCGACGTGCCCCCGACCTACCGGGCGCTGCTCTTCTCCTCAAACATGGAAGTGGTGCTGTCGGTCCTCGCCTACATCGCCCTGCTGACCCACCTCTTCGTCTTCGACCCGCAGACAGCGCAGTCGCCGCTGTTGACCGCGCTCTTCGGTCCGGACCCGCCGGTGCTCGTCGTGTATCTCATGTTGCTCATCCTCTGGGACATCTGCTACCGCATCGGCACCGGCTGGTGGGCCAGCGTCACCGGCCTCTGGCGGTCCTTCCGGTTCCAGTTCGACCCCGAGACGGCCCGGGTGTTCCAGCGAGCGGACATCGAGACGTGGGGCTTTGGCGTCCTCCAGCTCGTGCTCGTCCCGTTCGTGTTGAACCAGCGCGTGCTGCTCGCGGCCCTGCTCGCGCACGTGGCCGCCGTCACGGTCGTCACCGCCGTCTCCGTGACGCTGTTACAGGTCAGGTCCGGAAGCGGCCTCACTCGGAGTTGA
- a CDS encoding DUF5786 family protein, with amino-acid sequence MSMGAYDDDEHERRERKNNEVDMSEDDDRTAYHGTVDYEGGESTEELLDQFKQINSE; translated from the coding sequence ATGTCTATGGGAGCGTATGACGACGACGAACACGAGCGCCGTGAGCGCAAGAACAACGAGGTCGATATGTCGGAAGACGACGACCGGACCGCGTATCACGGGACAGTCGACTACGAGGGCGGCGAGTCCACGGAGGAGCTGCTCGACCAGTTCAAGCAGATCAACTCCGAGTGA